The following proteins come from a genomic window of Diceros bicornis minor isolate mBicDic1 chromosome 4, mDicBic1.mat.cur, whole genome shotgun sequence:
- the LOC131404664 gene encoding small nuclear ribonucleoprotein G-like, with the protein MDKKLSLKLNGGRHVQGILWRFDLFMNLVRDECVEMATSGQQNNIGPVVTRGNIIMLEAFERV; encoded by the coding sequence ATGGACAAGAAGTTATCACTGAAATTAAATGGTGGCAGACATGTTCAAGGAATATTATGGAGATTTGATCTCTTTATGAATCTTGTGAGAGATGAATGTGTGGAGATGGCAACTAGTGGGCAACAGAACAATATTGGACCGGTGGTAACAAGAGGAAATATTATCATGTTAGAAGCCTTCGAACGAGTATAA